The DNA region AGAAAGCGCGCTGGATGTTCCCGCTGTGGGCGCCGCGCGCCGAAACCGTGGTGCTGGAGCTGCTCGATCCCGAGTCGTGCGGCGTCGTCATGGCTGCGCATGAAGGCGGTCTCTGGACCGCAGAGGTCGAAGGCCTGAGCGCCGGGGATCGCTACCGCTACAGGCTGCGTCACTGTGGCGAGGACGAGTGGATCACCCGGCCGGACCCGGCGAGCCACAGCCAGCCCGAGGGCGTGCACGGCCCGTCGGCGTTGGTAAACCACGCGGCGCACGGCTGGTCCGTTCCGGAGTTCACCCCGCCGCCCCTGAACGAGCTGATTCTCTACGAGTTGCACATGGGGACATTCAGCACGCGCGGCACCTTTGACGCGGCCATCAAGCGGTTGGACCACCTGGTGAACCTGGGCGTGACCGGGGTGGAGGTCATGCCCGTGGCTCCGTGCCCGGGCAAGCGCAACTGGGGATACGACGGGGTCTCACTCTTTGCCGTGCACGAGGCGTACGGTGGACCGGAAGGGTTCAAGCGATTCATCGACGCCTGCCACGAGCGCGGCCTAGCCGTGGTCCTGGACGTGGTCTACAACCACCTGGGACCGGAGGGAAACTACCTGCGCGACTTCGGCCCCTACTTTACCAATGCCTACAAGACGCCGTGGGGCGAGGCCGTGAACTTCGACGCCGCCGGCTCGGACTTTGTGCGCGGCTACTTCATCGCCAACGCCCTGCACTGGCTGGAGCGCTACCATGTCGACGGCTTCCGGCTGGACGCCGTGCACGCCATCTATGACCGCCGGCCAGTGCACATCCTGGCCGAGCTGGCCGATACTGTGGACGAGTACGAGCAGGCCACGGGCCGGCTCTGCCACGTCATCGCCGAAACCCACGACAACAACCCGCGGCTGATCACGCCCACATCCGCGGGCGGCCTGGGCATGGACTCGGCCTGGTCCGACGACTTCCATCACGCCATGCACGCTCTGCTCACGGGCGAGCGCGAGGGATTCTACGCCGACTACGGCAGCCCCACGGACGCGGCCCTGGCCTTGGAAAAGGGCTTTGCTTATGAGGGCCAATACTCGCAGTGGATGGGCCGCAGCCACGGCGCTCCGGCCCACGGCCTGGCCGGGGAAACATTCACCATCTTCCTGCAGACCCACGACATGGTGGGCAACCGCGCCGGCTCGGACCGGCTGGCCGCGCTCGTTCCCATGGAGGCGTGCCGCGCCGCGGCGGTAACGTTCCTGCTCGCGCCGTACCTGCCGCTGCTGTTCATGGGCGAGGAGTACGCCGAGACCAACCCCTTCAACTACTTCGTGCACCACGGCGACGACTGGCTGGTGCAGGCCGTGCGTGAGGGCCGCAAGCGCGAGTTCAGCAAATTTCGCTGGCGCAAGGAACCCACGGACCCGCAAGCCGAGTCTACTTTTCTGGACTCCAGGCTGGACTGGGACAAGCTGGAGCAGCCGCGCCACGCCGCCATGCTCGCCCTGTACACGGCGCTGCTAAAACTACGGCGCGAGAACCCTGCGCTCAAAGGCTGCGACCGCGACGGTTTCCACGTGCTCCAGGGATCAAACGCGTCCTTGGGCTACACCCGCGCCACGCCGGACCGAAGCCGCAGCGTGTGCGTCATCGCCAACCTCGGCGCGGAGGACCCCACGCTGCTCATGCCGCCCTCGGCCGGGGAAACGGGCTGGCGGCTGCTGCTCGATACCGGGGAGGAACGCTTCGGCGGCCGCGGCGCGCTCCTGCCCGAGACCGCCGGCCCCGGCGGCCTGCTGTCCCTTGGTCCCTGGGCCGCCGGTGTGTATGAGGGGGAATAGGATGTCGTTTTCCTAACCGCCCGCCGAGGAAACATAAGAATGAACTGAGATGGATATAACCTGACACCTGGGCCACCAAAAGGTTGTGGTCATGCCGTCCCTGGCTGGGTATCGATGGAGTTGCGAAGCTTCACGAACCCTTTCGAGGAGAACGCCATGACCACGAAACGCAAAGTAGCACGAAGGAAGATGAGTCTGCTAGAGCTGGCCACTGAATTGGGCAACGTCAGCAAAGCGTGCAAAATCATGGGCTATTCCAGGCAGCAGTTCTACGAGATCCGGCGCAACTACCAGACCTTCGGCGCCGAAGGTCTATTGGACCGCCTGCCCGGGCCGCGAGGCCCGCACCCCAACCGCGTCGACGAGGCTGTCGAGCAGGCCATTCTCGACTACTGCTTGGCTCACCCCACGCACGGACCGCTCCGCGTCGCCCAACAGCTTGTCCTGCAAGGCGTCCAGGTCAGCTCCGGCGGTGTCCGCGGCGTCTGGAGCCGGCACGGCTTGCTCACACGCCACGAGCGGTTGCTGCGGCTGGAGAAGAGCGTGCGAGAGCAGCGTTTGGAGCTCTCGGACGAACAAATCCGCGTCCTGGAGCGCTTCAGTCCCGAGTTTCGCGACCGGCACATCGAGACGCGTCACACCGGCGATCTTGTGGCCGTGGACACCTTCTTCGTGGGCACGCTCAAGGGCGTTGGACGCGTGTATTTGCAGTCGGTTATCGACTGCCACAGCCGCTATGCCTGGGGCCGACTCTACACCACCAAGTTGCCGGTTACCGCGGTTCACGTGCTCAATGAGGACGTGCTGCCGTTCTTCGAGGAGCACATCGCGCGCATTTCGACGATTCTCTCGGACAACGGTCGCGAGTTCTGCGGTCGCCCGGACAAGCATCCGTACGAATTGTTCTTGCAATTAGAAGGGATTGAGCACCGGACAACGCAGGTTCGCCGGCCGCAGAGCAACGGCTTTGTGGAGCGGTTGCATCGGACATTGCTCGACGAGCATTTCCGCATCAAGGGCCGCGAGAAGTGGTACGAATCGGTGGAGGAAATGCAAGAGGATCTGGACAGTTACCTGAACCACTACAACCGGGAACGCACCCATCAGGGCCGCGGCATGGACGGCCGAGTGCCCTACCAGGCGTTCCTGGATGGCATCGTAACCGACGAGGCAGAGGTAGAAAAAGAAGAAGCAGCGTAGCCATCACCCCGCCAGGGGCGGAGTGTCAGGTGAATACTATCTCTGTACAATAAGAATACTATCTCTGTACCGGCCATGTCTTAGGGAGAAGGTCTGCGCTTTTTTCGTCCAAAAACAAAAAGACTAAAAATAAATCCCATCACTGTGAAGTAATCTCCTGTCTTAGAAAAAAAATCGGATACAGAGGGATACCCTTGCGCTACATGAAAAATAATGACGGCACCTATAATGAAAAACAATATTCTAAAAATTGGGTACATCGATTCCGTTACAAAAAAAAGGACCCCGACAACCAAAACTAAAACGAGCACCACAACGTCTACAAGCTTGCTGTCTATAAAGAAATACAAGATCGCCGACAACGTGAGAAGTGGCGCAACTATCGTACTATTAATATGTTGCACTTTTTTGACACGGGCATGCCAAATATTTAGGCGATTAATTTCAGCATCAACTTTCTGTAAGATATCGCAGAGTTCTTTCAACCCTTTTTTGATTCTGTCTTCGTCAGAAAGGCTTAAGGACGTTGACTTGGACAGAACTTTTCTCGAAAATTCCTCGATGGCTTGAAGTGCATCTTTCTTCTCTGCCAACCTTTGAATCTGTTTGGTGTAACTTCTAAACATCGCAAGAGCTTATTTTATAAGTTCTAATTAACTCAAAAGCATACGCAGCATCCAGAGTTTTGCGGCGGAGATACCTAGTTATAAGAGAAGTTCCAAATCCAACTATATTACTTTTATATCTGTCGTATCTTTCACTTGAAAACGTTACCCTTACACCCGAATGCGTCTCTGGCAAGCACGAGGCAAGATCTTGAACAGATTCAATTAATTCTTTCAAGCGTATAAGCGCATTTTCTGCAAGTTCATCTGAATGAGGACTTTTCTCAATGAGCTTGGCACATCTTAGTAGCAAAAAAATATGCTGATCTATTGCACCAAAGTCATCATAGTATTTTTTCTTATAGTGAACACGGTACATACCTTTCGAATAATGACCATCGCTCACATTTTCAACGCTTGTGCATACCTCCGGCCGTTGATATGGCACTCGCGGCGAGAGAAGGCGATTCAGCCCATACAAGGTATCTCCTCCGCCGTTAAATATTGCCAAAAAATATCCCTCCAAAAATGAGGACAACTCGGCTACTTCGTCATCGTTATTGTCTTGGATATATGGATATTTAATAAAAGGCTTATTAAGACAAAAAGAAAAAAATGCATCTTCTTTCGTAACATCTGTGACTTGTTCCCACCATGCACTTTTCATATCAAAGGCCAAAGATAATTTGAAAAACTCGAAGACAGAACTCAGAATGCTAATATTCGAATCGATTACTAGAATATCGCATAAATCATCTACAAAAACCCGTCCAGCCTTGAACCCAGCATGAAATAGCGCGCGTCGAACGGGGCTATCATTGGAATAATGAGCCGGGGAAAATAAAGAATTCTGCGATGCATGTCTTAAAGAAGAAAAAAGCTCAATAACGGTTTCCTTTGAGAAAGCAATATTATCATCTCTTCCCCAGATTCGAAATCTATTCTCGCGAACATGCTCAAAGTGATACTCAAAATGGGTTTGCAAAGATGTTCTGAGTCTTTGTTTAAATTCTTCTTGTATTGTTTCAAATAGTGAATCTGTAGTCTCTTTGACTAATACTTCAGAGCTCTTAGATATTAGTTCTTTTTCTATTTCACTAGACTGCTTACCCATAACAGGAGAAAGATTATCAAATGAGCTCATTACAATTTTGTCCAGATCCTTCAGCCGATTCATTTCACCCCCTCCATGCTAGAATTATTTCAATTATTTTTATAATAATGCTTCTCAAATATCGCGTCAACAACAAATACGCTGGTATTGAATATCCTTTTGGTGATTTCACAACGCCCAGACATCATGAATGTATCAGAGGCAAGAATTCGCAGCACCAACACCTTTTCAGGGGATGCGTGCCTTTATCGCAATTCTTTATCAATTATGTCAATTTAATAATTCGACCACATTACTAGCCCGCCTATATCGAGGCAGGTGATCTTTTGAGCGTCATGACGCTCTGCCGGACCGGTGAGTCGTCGATCCACGTTTTGTCCTTTATCCATAAGAATTGATCTTCCTCGCCCCATTCAACAAATCGTCACCCAACCTTCACGCGCCGGAGAAGCATTCTCCGGCAGGCGTGCCATCCTGAAGCATTGTCGGCCGCACGCACCCAATGCACCCATTCCTGTTCGGGAGGACACGCCCATGCTTCGACATTCCCTTGGCCAGGCCATGGCCTTTGCCTTCATGCTGTTGAGCTTCGCCGCACCCGCCGCCGCTGCGGACTATGACGCGCCCGAGCCCTCCAACGCGCTCAGACTGGAGCTTTTGGGCCGGCACACCGCGCCCGAGATCGAAGGTGCTGCCGAGATCGCCAGCTACGATCCCGCAACCAAGCGGCTCTTCGTGGTCAACTCCAACCAGGTGACCGTGGACGTCCTGGACATTGCCGATCCCAAGAATCCGAACAAGATCGCGGCACTCAACCTCAAGAAGTTCGGTGGCGTGGCCAACAGCGTGGCCGTGCACGGCGGCGTCGTGGCCGTGGCTGTGGAGGCCTTTGACAAGCAGGACCCTGGTGCAGTCCATATCTTCAAGACCGACGGGGAGTTCGACGCCCCCCTGGCCAGCGTTCCGGTGGGCTCCCTGCCCGACATGGTGACCTTCACCCCGGACGGCAAGTACATCGTTGTCGCCTGCGAGGGCGAGCCGGACGACCAGTACGCCACCGACCCCGAAGGCTCCGTCTGGGTCATCGACATGCAGCAGGGCCCGACCAAGGCTACGGGACGCATGGCCGGCTTCCAGGGCTTCAACCTCTCAAAGGATGAGCTGCAAAAGGCCGGCGTGCGGATCTTCGGCCCCCACTCCACCGTGGCCCAGGACCTGGAGCCCGAGTACATCGCCGTCACGCCGGACTCGGCCCGCGCCTACGTGGCCCTGCAGGAGAACAACGCCGTGGCTATCGTGAACATCGCCAAGGCCGAGGTCGAGGAGATCCTGCCCCTGGGCTTCAAGGACTTCTCCAAGCCCGGCAACTCCCTGGACCCCTCCAACAAGGACGGCGGCATCCACTTCGGCACGTACGACAATCTCTACGGCATGTACCAGCCGGACTCCATCGCCCTGGCGACTATCGGCGATACGCTCTACCTGGTGACGGCCAACGAGGGGGACTCCCGCGACTATGACGGCTGGAGCGAGGAAGAGCGCGTCGCCAAGGTGCAGCTCGATCCCGAAGCCTTCCCCAACGCGGCTGAGCTTCAGAAGAACGAGGCCCTTGGCCGGCTCAAGATCACCAAGACCCTCGGCGACACGGACGGCGACGGCGACTTTGACGAGCTCTACTCCTTTGGCGCGCGCTCCTTTGCCATCTGGAAGGTCAAGGACCACAAGATCACCCTGGTTTACGACTCCGGCGACCAGATCGAGCGCATCACCGCGGCCATGCTGCCGGACTACTTCAACTCCACGGACGACGAGAACAACACCTTTGACGACCGCTCCGACGACAAGGGTCCGGAGCCCGAGGCCCTGGCCGTGGGCGAGGTAGGCGGCCGGAGCTACGCCTTTATCGGACTGGAGCGCATCGGCGGCGTAATGGTCTACGACATCACCAATCCCGAAAGCCCGGTGTTCGTGACCTACCGCAACGACCGCGACTTCTCCGGCGTTGTCCCGGAAGGCACGGCCGGCGACCTCGCGCCGGAGTGCATCGACTTCATCCCGGCGGACCAGAGCCCCAACGGGAAAGACATCATTGCTGTGGCCAACGAGGTCAGCGGCACCACCACGTTGTACGAGATCGTTCAGTAGCGCACCTGCCGGACGACGGAAAACGCCCCGGGCCGAAGACCTCCGCGGTCCGGGGCGTTTGTGTATCGAATTACCGGACGGCTGTTCTTGCCCTTGCTGCGCCGGCGGGATATCCCTCCTACGAAACCAGAAACACTGGAGGATATCCGCCATGAAAAAGGTGAACCTTGCCGAGGCGTTCGGCCGGATAGAAGAGACGTGGGCTCCGCGAATCGCGGCCCAGATCAACGATATGCATGTGAAGCTTGCCAAGCTGGAAGGCGAGTTCGTGCGCCACACCCACCAGGAGGAGGACGAGCTCTTCTACGTCCTCTCCGGCACGTTGAGCATGGAGTTCGACGACGGCTCCGTGCAGGTCGGGCCCGGGGAGTTCATCGTGGTGCCCCGTGGCGTGGCGCACAAGCCGATTGCGGCCGAGCTTGTGGAAGTGCTGCTCCTGGAGCCGGCGACCACGGTGAACACCGGAGATGCTGGCGGTGAACGCACCAGAGAGGCGGAGTGGCTGTAGGCTCGCGCGGCGCGCTCACTCCTCGCGGCGGACCGGAATGAGGCAGGTGAAGCTGGAGCCCTTGCCGGGCTCGCTCTGCACGGTAATGTCGCCGCCCATGGCGAGAAGCAGACGCTTGATGATCGCCAGGCCGAGGCCGTAGCCCTGCTCGCACGACTGCTTGCAGCCGGCCTGCTCGAACTCCCGGAAAATACACTCGAGCTTGTCCTGCGGTATGCCCTGGCCCGTGTCCCTGACCACGAGGCACAGCACCTTGGCGGAGTCATCCACGCCATCGAGGTCCAGGGCCGAGGCTGCAGGCGCGTCGCCGTTCAGGGTGTCGGCCGAGACGGTTATGCCCCCGCGATCCGTGAATTTCATGGCGTTGCCCACGAGGTTGGAGAGCACCTGGCGGATGCGCGCGCCGTCCCCGCAAAGGGTCTCGGGCAGGGCTTCGCCGAAGTCGGATTCCAGCTGCACGCCTTTCCTGTCGGCCACAAACCGGTACTGCATAAGAACGCGCTCGACGACATCCCTGGCCGAGAAAGGCTCCTCGCTGAGCTCCATCCGCCCGGCTTCCACGCGTGAGAGGTCCAGCACGCCGCTTACAAGATCCTTGAGAATCGCACCGGAGGCGAGGGCGCCCTCCACGTACTCAAGCTGATCGCTGGAGCACTTCTCCATGGCCAGGAGCTGGCACACGCCCAGGATGCTGCTGAGCGGCGTGCGAATCTCGTGGCTGAGATGCGCAAGGTACCGGCTCTTCTCCTCGTTGGCGCGTTCGGCGCACGTCTTGGCCTGCTCCAGTTCTTTAATGATCCTGCGCGTGGCGGTGACGTCGCGCATGACGATCACGCCGCCGTCCGGCGCCCCTGCATCGTCATGAAGCGCCAGGTGGTGGACCTCCAGGGTCCGCGTATCCCGGCCGGAGACGCGATGCTCCAGCACGGCGACCTCGCCGCCCCATTCCTCCAGGGGCCGGGGAACACCGGCCACCACACCGGCCTGCTCCAGCAGCTCCTCGTGCCGTTTTCCCACCAGGGGCCGCTGGCTGGTGAAGAGCTCCTCCATGCCTTCGTTCGCGCGCACAATGCAGCGCTCCTTGTCCACTATGCACACGGCGTCGCCCACGGCGGTCAGCACCTTTTCCAGCAGGCCCTCGGCCCTTTCCCTGGCCGACTCGGCGCAATGCAGGTCGGTAACGTCCTCGGTGATGCCGATGACGCGGAGCTGGCCGTCTCCGCCGTCACCGTTGGGCAGAATAAAGCCGCGTGACCGCAGCCGCCGGATTGAGCCGTCCGGACGCACGATCCTGTACACGCCGCGGGCCTCCTCCCCCCGGAGGCGCCGTTGATGCAGCGCTCGCACACGCTCCCGATCTTCCTGATGGACAAGACGATAGTAGTTCTCCAGGTCTTCAAGAATGGTGGACTCGGGCGCGCCAACGATGTCCTCGAAGACAGGGCTCACGTATGTGAACCCTTTGCCCGGCTCCATCACGTGGAAGATGTCGCGGATGTTTTCCACAAAGTTGCGGAATAACAGCTCATGGTCTTCCATCTCCACCTGGAGAGAACCCTTCTTGTCCATGGCCGAAGCCAGAAGCGAGATAACGTCTTGCAGGCTTCTCGTGCGTCCAGCGTTCTCCTCTTCCTCGACCTTCTGCAGATGGCGGAAGGCCTCGATGAGCATGCAGTTGTCGGTGACGTCCACATTAAAGACAATGATCACGCCGCGCCGCTTGTGGACCTCGCCGTAGTTGATGAAGATCCGGTACTCGCCGCTACGCACCCGTATCCGGTATCGAGCCGGCGGAATGCTGCGTCCAGCACGCAGACTCTTCCACCTGCTGCGAACCAATGTGACATCGTCCGGATGGACGAGCTCGATCAGGAACTCAATCGTGGGTGTTACATCCTTGGGCGAGTACCCGAGCAGCCGGTAGAGTGAATCGCTCCACTCCATTTCACCAGTTTCGAGATTATACTCCCAGGAGCCCATGCCGGACAGAAAGCTGGACCACGAGGTGCCGGAACTCTCCAGGCAAACGACGTCTTCTTTTTTCGGAGACAGAAAGAGATTGAACGGCTCGGTGCCCAGTGAGTCTGCAATACGATAAATTAGTTCAAACGAGGGGACCGATACCCCTCTTTCAATATTACCAAGATGTTCGGGGGTGACCCCGAGCCTCTCGGCCATTTGCGCTTGCGTCAGCCTGGCCAAGGTTCGCAAGTATCGCACTCGTTTTCCAAATCCATCAATATCCATACTTCGTTTCAATCCCCCCGTAAGAAATCGCTCTTATATTACCATATCGGGCATTTCATGAGTAGGAACTGCCACTTCATGTTTTTCCGATTTCTTGTGATTTTCGTTGCATTGCGCATAGTACCAATCGAGCTCATCCCTGAATTTTTGTGCGCATCTCCTGCCTGGATGCGCTGGACGACCGGCCTGTTTATTTTTAGGTAGATTCCCTTTGGTTTCAACCTTTGACTACGGGAGTTTCTTTC from Oceanidesulfovibrio marinus includes:
- the treZ gene encoding malto-oligosyltrehalose trehalohydrolase; translation: MRRAIDERLRRSAGPYRLPGQKARWMFPLWAPRAETVVLELLDPESCGVVMAAHEGGLWTAEVEGLSAGDRYRYRLRHCGEDEWITRPDPASHSQPEGVHGPSALVNHAAHGWSVPEFTPPPLNELILYELHMGTFSTRGTFDAAIKRLDHLVNLGVTGVEVMPVAPCPGKRNWGYDGVSLFAVHEAYGGPEGFKRFIDACHERGLAVVLDVVYNHLGPEGNYLRDFGPYFTNAYKTPWGEAVNFDAAGSDFVRGYFIANALHWLERYHVDGFRLDAVHAIYDRRPVHILAELADTVDEYEQATGRLCHVIAETHDNNPRLITPTSAGGLGMDSAWSDDFHHAMHALLTGEREGFYADYGSPTDAALALEKGFAYEGQYSQWMGRSHGAPAHGLAGETFTIFLQTHDMVGNRAGSDRLAALVPMEACRAAAVTFLLAPYLPLLFMGEEYAETNPFNYFVHHGDDWLVQAVREGRKREFSKFRWRKEPTDPQAESTFLDSRLDWDKLEQPRHAAMLALYTALLKLRRENPALKGCDRDGFHVLQGSNASLGYTRATPDRSRSVCVIANLGAEDPTLLMPPSAGETGWRLLLDTGEERFGGRGALLPETAGPGGLLSLGPWAAGVYEGE
- a CDS encoding IS481 family transposase; the protein is MTTKRKVARRKMSLLELATELGNVSKACKIMGYSRQQFYEIRRNYQTFGAEGLLDRLPGPRGPHPNRVDEAVEQAILDYCLAHPTHGPLRVAQQLVLQGVQVSSGGVRGVWSRHGLLTRHERLLRLEKSVREQRLELSDEQIRVLERFSPEFRDRHIETRHTGDLVAVDTFFVGTLKGVGRVYLQSVIDCHSRYAWGRLYTTKLPVTAVHVLNEDVLPFFEEHIARISTILSDNGREFCGRPDKHPYELFLQLEGIEHRTTQVRRPQSNGFVERLHRTLLDEHFRIKGREKWYESVEEMQEDLDSYLNHYNRERTHQGRGMDGRVPYQAFLDGIVTDEAEVEKEEAA
- a CDS encoding choice-of-anchor I family protein, translated to MLRHSLGQAMAFAFMLLSFAAPAAAADYDAPEPSNALRLELLGRHTAPEIEGAAEIASYDPATKRLFVVNSNQVTVDVLDIADPKNPNKIAALNLKKFGGVANSVAVHGGVVAVAVEAFDKQDPGAVHIFKTDGEFDAPLASVPVGSLPDMVTFTPDGKYIVVACEGEPDDQYATDPEGSVWVIDMQQGPTKATGRMAGFQGFNLSKDELQKAGVRIFGPHSTVAQDLEPEYIAVTPDSARAYVALQENNAVAIVNIAKAEVEEILPLGFKDFSKPGNSLDPSNKDGGIHFGTYDNLYGMYQPDSIALATIGDTLYLVTANEGDSRDYDGWSEEERVAKVQLDPEAFPNAAELQKNEALGRLKITKTLGDTDGDGDFDELYSFGARSFAIWKVKDHKITLVYDSGDQIERITAAMLPDYFNSTDDENNTFDDRSDDKGPEPEALAVGEVGGRSYAFIGLERIGGVMVYDITNPESPVFVTYRNDRDFSGVVPEGTAGDLAPECIDFIPADQSPNGKDIIAVANEVSGTTTLYEIVQ
- a CDS encoding cupin domain-containing protein; the protein is MKKVNLAEAFGRIEETWAPRIAAQINDMHVKLAKLEGEFVRHTHQEEDELFYVLSGTLSMEFDDGSVQVGPGEFIVVPRGVAHKPIAAELVEVLLLEPATTVNTGDAGGERTREAEWL
- a CDS encoding PAS domain-containing protein codes for the protein MEWSDSLYRLLGYSPKDVTPTIEFLIELVHPDDVTLVRSRWKSLRAGRSIPPARYRIRVRSGEYRIFINYGEVHKRRGVIIVFNVDVTDNCMLIEAFRHLQKVEEEENAGRTRSLQDVISLLASAMDKKGSLQVEMEDHELLFRNFVENIRDIFHVMEPGKGFTYVSPVFEDIVGAPESTILEDLENYYRLVHQEDRERVRALHQRRLRGEEARGVYRIVRPDGSIRRLRSRGFILPNGDGGDGQLRVIGITEDVTDLHCAESARERAEGLLEKVLTAVGDAVCIVDKERCIVRANEGMEELFTSQRPLVGKRHEELLEQAGVVAGVPRPLEEWGGEVAVLEHRVSGRDTRTLEVHHLALHDDAGAPDGGVIVMRDVTATRRIIKELEQAKTCAERANEEKSRYLAHLSHEIRTPLSSILGVCQLLAMEKCSSDQLEYVEGALASGAILKDLVSGVLDLSRVEAGRMELSEEPFSARDVVERVLMQYRFVADRKGVQLESDFGEALPETLCGDGARIRQVLSNLVGNAMKFTDRGGITVSADTLNGDAPAASALDLDGVDDSAKVLCLVVRDTGQGIPQDKLECIFREFEQAGCKQSCEQGYGLGLAIIKRLLLAMGGDITVQSEPGKGSSFTCLIPVRREE